A genomic region of Castor canadensis chromosome 16, mCasCan1.hap1v2, whole genome shotgun sequence contains the following coding sequences:
- the Rps5 gene encoding small ribosomal subunit protein uS7: MTEWETAAPAVAETPDIKLFGKWSTDDVQINDISLQDYIAVKEKYAKYLPHSAGRYAAKRFRKAQCPIVERLTNSMMMHGRNNGKKLMTVRIVKHAFEIIHLLTGENPLQVLVNAIINSGPREDSTRIGRAGTVRRQAVDVSPLRRVNQAIWLLCTGAREAAFRNIKTIAECLADELINAAKGSSNSYAIKKKDELERVAKSNR, from the exons ATGACCGAGTGGGAGACAGCTGCACCAGCAGTGGCAGAGACCCCTGACATCAAACTCTTTGGGAAGTGGAGCACAGATGACGTGCAGATCAATGACATTTCCCTGCAG GATTATATTGCAGTCAAAGAGAAGTATGCCAAGTACCTGCCCCACAGTGCAGGGCGCTATGCCGCCAAGCGCTTCCGCAAAGCACAGTGCCCCATCGTGGAGCGTCTCACTAACTCCATGATGATGCACGGTCGGAACAATGGCAAGAAGCTCATGACTGTGCGCATTGTCAAGCATGCCTTTGAGATCATCCACCTGCTCACTGGTGAG AACCCTCTACAGGTCCTGGTGAATGCCATCATTAACAGTGGTCCCCGGGAGGACTCAACTCGTATTGGGCGAGCTGGAACAGTGAGACGGCAGGCTGTGGATGTGTCCCCACTGCGCCGAGTGAATCAG GCCATCTGGCTGCTGTGCACAGGTGCCCGTGAGGCTGCCTTCCGGAACATCAAGACCATAGCTGAGTGCCTGGCAGATGAGCTCATCAATGCTGCCAAG GGCTCTTCCAACTCCTATGCCATCAAGAAGAAGGACGAGCTGGAGCGTGTGGCCAAGTCCAACCGTTGA
- the Rnf225 gene encoding RING finger protein 225, with product MPCPRPPWLRRSRASHSSGLGSPGALSAPRSQSRGEDEDAEEEGDGSPGSGPILPPASPMECLICVSPFDGVFKLPKRLDCGHVFCLECLARLSLATAGGGDAVACPVCRAPTRLAPRRGLPALPTQPGLLPRDARAPPLRQGSVRFDRRRGLLYLRPPPPPPGPRKSRAARAPPPPPPLRLGRPLSRRLTLSSPAWAFNAAVALAVLVAAGLVVSGVYIFFLIPHASSSGPVRPQLVALAPAPGFWFPPRPTPGVPWTPPPMGSDQDDNTLPEAVEDALEPEGAPEDPVEEEGTPYKPSDHTWGTENGPGWTPRSGGWRRLWGPQ from the coding sequence ATGCCCTGCCCGCGGCCGCCCTGGCTTCGCCGTAGCCGGGCCTCTCACAGCTCGGGCCTGGGCTCTCCAGGCGCGCTGTCCGCTCCGCGCTCCCAGAGCCGAGGAGAGGACGAGGACGCAGAGGAGGAGGGCGATGGCAGCCCCGGCTCTGGCCCCATCTTGCCCCCTGCGTCCCCTATGGAATGCCTCATCTGCGTGTCGCCCTTCGATGGCGTGTTCAAGCTGCCCAAACGTCTGGACTGCGGCCACGTCTTCTGTCTCGAGTGCCTGGCTCGCCTGTCGCTGGCTACGGCAGGCGGCGGCGACGCGGTAGCTTGTCCAGTGTGCCGCGCGCCCACGCGCCTGGCCCCACGCCGCGGGCTGCCCGCGCTGCCCACGCAGCCCGGCCTGCTGCCCCGCGACGCGCGAGCGCCGCCGCTGCGCCAGGGCTCCGTGCGCTTCGACCGCCGCCGCGGGCTGCTCTACctgcggccgccgccgccgccacccggGCCACGCAAGAGCCGTGCCGCGCGCGCCccaccaccgccgccgccgctgcgCCTCGGCCGCCCGCTATCCCGACGCCTGACGCTGAGCAGCCCGGCCTGGGCCTTCAACGCAGCGGTGGCGCTGGCAGTGCTGGTGGCCGCTGGCCTTGTGGTTTCTGGGGTCTACATCTTCTTCCTCATACCACATGCCTCCTCTTCCGGTCCTGTGCGGCCTCAGCTTGTGGCACTGGCTCCTGCGCCCGGCTTCTGGTTCCCACCACGGCCAACGCCAGGAGTGCCCTGGACACCGCCCCCCATGGGTTCTGACCAGGACGACAACACTTTGCCAGAGGCCGTGGAGGACGCGCTGGAGCCAGAGGGGGCCCCTGAGGACCCAGTGGAGGAAGAAGGGACACCTTACAAGCCATCGGACCACACATGGGGGACAGAGAATGGCCCCGGCTGGACCCCACGGTCAGGGGGCTGGAGGAGGCTGTGGGGGCCGCAATAA
- the LOC109674964 gene encoding zinc finger protein 154-like, which yields MGSQSSRMKTSRRLDPDQWNPPLQGQMTFEDVAVHFSQDEWKLFNVAQKHLYCDVMMENFELINSLGCLCGEEDGEDPPEQVKSCWAHPSEQPLVYGECGKDFLASWGFVQQRAAHRAEKLQRSTLGTFSSSSNLLWHPGNLISQKSNCVNCGNSFLKSPLFSNT from the exons ATGGGATCACAGAGCTCCCGAATGAAAACATCCAGACGGCTAGATCCG GATCAGTGGAACCCACCATTGCAGGGTCAGATGACATTTGAGGATGTGGCAGTACACTTCTCCCAGGATGAATGGAAGCTCTTTAATGTGGCCCAAAAGCACCTGTACTGTGATGTGATGATGGAGAACTTTGAGCTCATTAATTCACTGG GTTGTCTGTGTGGAGAAGAAGATGGCGAGGACCCTCCAGAACAGGTGAAGAGCTGCTGGGCCCACCCATCAGAACAGCCCTTGGTATATGGGGAGTGTGGTAAGGACTTCCTAGCCAGCTGGGGCTTTGTCCAGCAACGGGCTGCTCACAGAGCAGAGAAGCTACAGAGGAGTACCCTGGGGACCTTCTCTTCTAGCTCCAACCTTTTGTGGCACCCAGGGAATCTCATCAGCCAGAAGTCTAACTGCGTCAACTGTGGGAACTCCTTTTTGAAGAGTCCGCTCTTCTCAAACACCTGA